The DNA sequence TCCGCCATCAGGGAGAAGAATCCGGCACGCTGCTGGAGGGGGAAATAACCCTGACCATCAGTGGACAAAGTTATCATCTGCATGCCGGGCAGAGCTATGTCATTAACACCGGCCATCCTCACAGCTTTACCAATTCTTCCGCGCAGCAGTGCCGTATTGTCAGCGCGCATACCCCGGCCACCTTTTAATGGCGTTTCAGGAGGGAGTTATGGAACATGTGCAGAGTTATTATGCCGCCTCGGTTAATCCTCACGCTCCCTGGCCACAGCTTAATGACAGTATTCAGTGTGATGTTTGCATTATCGGCGGCGGCTTCACCGGCCTCTCATCGGCGCTTTACCTGACCGAAGCGGGCTTTGACGTGGTGGTGCTTGAAGCGGCCAGGGTCGGTTTTGGCGCCAGCGGCCGTAACGGCGGTCAGGTCGTCAACTCTTACAGCCGTGATGTGGATGTTATTGAGCAGCGCTACGGCAAAGAGAGCGCGCAGCTGTTGGGCAGCATGATGTTTGAAGGGGCAGCGGTGATCCGCGACCGTATCGATCGCTATGCTATCGCCTGCGATTATCGGCCCGGCGGCATTTTCGCTGCGCTGAACGGCCGTCAGCTGCACCACCTTCAGGCGCAGCGTAAGCGCTGGCAGCAATATGGTAACCATCAGTTAGAGATGCTGGATCGGTCGGGCATGATGCGGGAAATCGCCAGCGAACGGTATATTGGCGGCCTGCTGGATCATAGCGGCGGCCATTTGCATCCGTTGAATCTGGCGCTTGGGGAGGCAGAAGCGATTCGCCGGCACGGCGGACGCATTTATGAAAAATCCGAGGTGACTTCCGTGCAGTACGGTTCGCCGCATCAGGTGACGACGGCCACAGGCAACGTCTCGGCAAAATATCTGATTTTTGCCGGTAATGCCTATTTAGCCCCCCATCTGGAACCGAGGCTGTCACGAAAAAGCATTCCCTGTGGCTCGCAGATTATTACCACCGAGCCGCTTTCAGCAGATAAAGCCCTTGCGCTGTTGCCGAACAATCGCTGCGTGGAAGATTGTAATTATCTGCTGGATTATTACCGGCTTACTGCTGATAACCGCCTGCTGTATGGCGGCGGGGTCATTTATGGCGCGCGCGAACCGGGCGATATCAAAGAGCTGATCCGGCCGAAGCTGCTCAAAACCTTCCCACAGCTGGCGGGCGTGAAATTTGACTACGCCTGGAGCGGTAATTTCCTGCTGACGCTGTCCCGAATGCCGCAAATTGGCCGGCTGGAAAACGGGGTTTACTACATGCAGGGCGACAGCGGGCATGGCGTCACCTTTACCCATCTGGCCGGCAAACTGATTCTGGAAGCGCTGAAGGGCAATCCGGCACGCTATGATGCTTTCGCCAAACTGCCGCATCTGCCCTTCCCCGGCGGCCGACGCCTTGGTGTGCCTTTAACCGCTATCGGCGCGGCCTGGTATGCGCTGAGGGATCGGTTAGGGGTTTAGCTCACTTTTATTGCAGCGGCATCTTCGCAGGGTTCGGATAGCGATAGGTAAACCCCAGCTCATCGCAGATTTTACTGCCGTCGATAATTTTGCCGCCTGAAGCGCTCTCTTCCGCCCGGAAAGTGGGCGGCGTAAGACCCAGCTGTCGTGCCACTGCCGGATAAAACACCTCACGGGACGGATGCTCAGACGCGCTCAGGTTATAAACATGTCCACCTTCGGGCTGTTGCAACAGCAGCGTTATGGCTGCAATCACATCTTCCAGATGCACCAGATTTACGCCGTGCCCGCCATCCGCCAGGTCAGTTTTTCCTGCCAGAAAACGGCCCGGATGACGTTCTGGCCCTACCAGCCCTGAAAGTCGCAGAATATCAACCGACGTATTGGGCAACTGATGCAGCCAGTTCTCCAGCTCCACCAGCGTCTTGCCTGCAATGGTGACCGGCTCAAGCGGGCTGCTTTCGGTCATTGCCCCCGATCCACCGCCGTAAACAGAGGTGGAACTGGTAAAAATAATGCGGGAGATGTTAGCGGCCAGCGCGCTGTCGACGATTTGCTGCACCGCCTGCAAATAATTTTCGCCCCCTTCTGCGGTGCGGCTGGCAGGTAACGTAATCACCAGCGCATCCACGTCGAGCAGTTCACTGAGATCGTCCGCGTCGCATACCATGTCCGGCGTCAGCGTCAGGCAGTAGCTTTCCAGCCCGCACATGCGCGCAGCGTCCACACCATCCTGCGTGGTTTTGCTTCCGGTCACCTGCCATCCTTTCGCGGCTAGCGACAGCCCTAACGGCATGCCCAGCCAGCCCAAACCCACTATTGCCACTCTGTTCATCCTTCGACTCCTGTAATCATCCGTCTCAATACCCGTAAACTACGCCAGCCGGTTTTCGGTGACAATCAGCACTTAATGAGAGAATTTTTCAACGTTGACAAAAAAGGGTTGCGCCCGGCGTTTGTCCTGGGTTAGGTTATTTGTCACGAAATGAATATCCATTCATCAAAGAGAATTATATGACACGCGTTCAGTTTAACCACCATCATCACCATCACCCTGACTAGTCTTTCAGGCGATGTGTGCTGGAAGACATTCAGGATCTTCCAGTGGTGCAGAACGCAAGAAAAGCCCCCGGAAGATCGCCTTCCGGGGGCTTTTTTTTGGATTTCAGTCCGGCCCTGATAATGGATGAGCTGTAGCCCGTTAAATCGAAGCAGACAGGAAAAGAGGATAAGTACCGATGTTAGATAATACGCGTTTACGCATAGCTATGCAGAAATCCGGCCGTTTAAGCGATGAATCACGCGAACTGCTGGCCCGCTGCGGCATAAAAATCAACCTGCAACAGCAGCGCCTGATTGCCTTCGCTGAGAATATGCCGATTGATATCCTGCGCGTGCGTGATGACGATATTCCTGGCCTGGTCATGGATGGCGTTGTCGATTTGGGCATTATCGGTGAGAACGTGCTGGAAGAAGAGCTGCTGACGCGCCGCGCTCAGGGCGAAGATCCCCGCTATTTAACGCTGCGTCGCCTCGATTTCGGTGGCTGTCGCCTCTCTCTGGCGATGTCGGTGGACGATGAATATACCGGCCCGCAGTGTTTACAAAACTCCCGTATTGCCACCTCTTATCCTCACCTGCTGAAAAAGTATCTCGACAAACAGGGCGTTAGCTTTAAATCTTGCCTGCTGAACGGTTCCGTGGAAGTCGCACCTCGCGCAGGCCTGGCCGATGCCATCTGTGACCTGGTTTCCACCGGGGCCACGCTGGAAGCCAACGGCCTGCGTGAAGTGGAAGTGATTTACCGTTCAAAAGCCTGCCTGATCCAGCGCGATGGCGAAATGCCGGGCGCGAAACAGGAACTGATTGACAAGCTGATGACCCGCATCCAGGGCGTGATTCAGGCGCGTGAATCCAAATACATCATGCTGCACGCACCGAGCGAGCGCCTGGAAGACATTATCTCTCTGCTGCCGGGTGCCGAGCGCCCTACCGTTCTGCCGCTGGCAGGCGATAAGAGCCGTGTGGCTATGCACATGGTGAGCAGCGAAACGCTGTTCTGGGAAACCATGGAAAAACTGAAGGCGCTGGGTGCCAGCTCCATTCTGGTGTTGCCAATTGAGAAGATGATGGAGTAACCGATGGCTAACTTCGCTACCCCTGTTAACTGGCAGGATTGCAGCACGGAGCAGCAGCAGGCGCTGCTGACGCGCCCGGCCATTTCAGCGTCAGACACGATTACGCTTAGCGTTCGCCAGATCCTCGATAAGGTAAAAGCGGAAGGCGACGAGGCGCTGCGCTTTTACAGCGCGACGTTTGATAAGACTCAGGTCGGCGCGCTGCGCGTGACCGCTGAGCAAATCGAAGCCGCTTCAGCGCGTCTTGGCGAAGAAATTAAACAGGCGATGGCCGTCGCCGTAGGCAATATCGAAACGTTCCACGTGGCCCAGACGCTGCCTGCTGTGGATATCGAAACCCAGCCGGGCGTGCGCTGTCAGCAGGTTACCCGCCCTGTCGCTTCCGTCGGTCTCTACATTCCTGGCGGCACGGCACCGCTGTTCTCTACGGTGTTGATGCTGGCAACGCCTGCCCGTATCGCAGGCTGCAAACGCGTGGTGCTCTGCTCGCCGCCGCCAATTGCCGATGAAATTCTCTATGCCGCGAAGCTGTGCGGCGTGCAGGAAGTCTTTCAGGTTGGCGGCGCGCAGGCGATTGCCGCAATGGCGCTGGGAACGGAATCCGTGCCTAAGGTCGATAAGATTTTTGGGCCAGGCAATGCTTACGTCACCGAAGCCAAGCGTCAGGTGAGCCAGCGGCTGGATGGCGCCGCCATTGATATGCCTGCCGGCCCTTCAGAAGTGCTGGTGATTGCCGATGCCGGTGCCACGCCGGCTTTTGTCGCCTCTGACCTGCTGTCGCAGGCCGAACACGGGCCGGATTCGCAGGTTATTTTACTGACGCCGTCGCTGGACATGGCCAACGCCGTGTCGCAGGCGGTGGAAGAGCAGCTTGCCGACCTGCCGCGCGCCGAAACCGCCCGTAAAGCACTGGAAAGCAGCCGCCTGATTGTGACAAAAGATTTGGCGCAGTGTATTGAAATCAGCAACCGTTACGGGCCTGAGCACCTGATTATCCAGACACGCCAGGCTCGCGATCTGGTTGAGAGCATTACCAGCGCCGGTTCAGTGTTCCTCGGCGACTGGTCGCCAGAATCGGCTGGAGATTATGCGTCAGGTACCAACCACGTGCTGCCGACTTATGGCTTTACCTCAACCTGCTCCAGCCTCGGCCTGGCGGATTTCCAGAAGCGGATGACGGTTCAGGAACTGACTCAACAAGGCTTCAGTAATTTAGCACCGACCATTGAAATTTTGGCCGCGGCTGAACAACTGATCGCCCACAAAAACGCCGTTACCCTGCGCGTTGCCGCGCTCAAGGAGAAGCAATGAGCAGCAGTATAGAAGAGCTGGCGCGGGCCAACGTCCGCAAACTGACGCCTTATCAGTCTGCCCGCCGTCTTGGCGGCAATGGCGACGTCTGGCTGAACGCCAACGAATATCCGCTGGCCGTGCCTTTTGAACTTAGCCAGAATACGCTGAACCGTTACCCGGAATGCCAGCCAAAACAGGTCATTGAGCGCTATGCGGCCTACGCCGGTCTGCAACCCGATCAGGTCCTGGTCAGCCGTGGGGCGGATGAAGGTATCGAACTGCTGATCCGGGCATTTTGCGAGCCGGGTAAAGATGCCGTGCTGTTCTGCCCGCCCACTTACGGCATGTACAGCGTCAGCGCAGAGACGATTGGCGTGGAATACCGCACCGTTGAGGCGCAGGAAGAGTGGCAGCTGAATCTGCCCGCCATCGCTGAACGGCTGGATGGCGTGAAGCTGGTTTACGTATGTAGCCCGAATAATCCAACCGGCAACCTGATTAAGCCGGAAGATATTCGTCAGCTGCTGGAAATGACCCGCGGCAAAGCGCTGGTGGTTGCCGATGAGGCATATATCGAGTTTTGCCCGGCGGCAACGCTTACCGGCTGGCTACAGGAGTATCCGCACCTGGTGATCCTGCGTACGCTCTCTAAAGCTTTTGCGCTGGCCGGCCTGCGCTGCGGCTTTACGCTGGCCAATGCTGAAGTGATTGCGCTGTTGATGAAGGTGATTGCGCCCTATCCGCTCTCCACGCCGGTGGCCGATATTGCCGCCCAGGCGTTGAGCGAACAAGGCGTGGCGATCATGAAACAGCATGTGAAGGAAGTTTTAGCTAATCGTGAAAAGCTGATAGCCGATCTGCGCGAGTGCGACTGCGTGGAAAAGGTGTTCACCAGCGAGACTAACTACGTGCTGGCGCGTTTTACCGCCTCAAGCGCGGTATTTAAAACGCTATGGGATCAAGGCATTATCTTACGCGATCAGAATAAACAACCGGGTTTGTCGGGATGCCTGCGCATCACTGTCGGCACCCGTGAAGAGTGCGACCGCACGATTGAAGCGCTAAAAACATTACCCGGCGCGTCCGACTCCAGGGAGCAAGCATGAGCCAGAAAGTCCTTTTTATCGATCGTGACGGTACGATTATTTCCGAGCCGCCAGAAGATTTCCAGGTGGACCGCATGGATAAGCTGGCCTTTGAGCCACAGGTCATCCCTGCACTGCTGGCGCTGCAATCAGCCGGTTACAAGCTGGTAATGATCACCAACCAGGATGGCCTGGGCACCAGCAGCTTCCCGCAGGCTGATTTCGACGGCCCGCATAACCTGATGATGCAGGTGCTTGAGTCGCAGGGTATCCGCTTTGACGACGTACTGATCTGCCCGCACAAACCGGAAGACAACTGCGACTGCCGCAAACCGAAAACCAAACTGGTAACGGCGTGGCTGGCCGAGGGCGTTCTGGATACGGCAAACAGCTATGTGATTGGCGATCGTACCACCGACCTGCAACTGGCCAGCAACATGGGCATCCAGGGCCTGCACTATTCGCAGAACGGTCTTAACTGGCAGGCCATTGAGCAGCAGCTGACCAAACGCGATCGCCATGCGCTGGTGAATCGTAATACCAAAGAGACGCAGATTAAGGTGGAAGTCTGGCTGGATCGCGAAGGCAACAGCCAGTTCAATACCGGTGTCGGTTTCTTCGATCACATGCTGGATCAGATTGCCACGCACGGCGGCTTCCGCATGAACATTGAAGTGAAAGGCGATCTCTATATTGACGATCACCACACGGTTGAAGATACCGGCCTGGCGCTAGGCGAGGCGCTGCTGAAGGCGCTGGGCGATAAGCGCGGCATTGGCCGCTTCGGCTTTGTGCTGCCGATGGACGAATGTCTGGCGCGCTGCGCGTTGGATATCTCCGGCCGCCCGCACCTTGAATATAAAGCCGAGTTTAATTACCAGCGCGTCGGCGATTTGAGTACCGAGATGGTTGAACACTTCTTCCGCTCGCTCTCTTACACCATGGCCAGCACGCTGCACCTGAAAACCAAAGGCAAAAACGACCATCACCGTGTGGAAAGCCTGTTTAAAGCCTTCGGCCGCACGCTGCGTCAGGCGATCCGCGTTGAAGGCAACACGCTGCCCAGCTCGAAAGGAGTGCTGTAATGGATGTTGTCATTCTGGATACCGGCTGTGCCAACCTCTCTTCGGTAAAGTGGGCAATCCAGCGGCTGGGTTATGACCCGGTTGTCAGCCGCGAAGCCGACGTGGTATTGCAGGCCGATAAGCTGCTGCTGCCCGGCGTGGGCACGGCTCAGGCGGCAATGGATCAGCTGCGGGAACGCGATCTGATCGAGCTGATCAAAGCCTGTACCCAACCGGTGCTGGGCATCTGTCTCGGCATGCAGCTGCTCGGTTCACAAAGTGATGAAAGCAACGGCGTACAAACCCTGGGCATCATTAATGAACCCGTGCAAAAAATGACGGACCACGGGCTGCCACTGCCGCATATGGGCTGGAATCAGATTACGCCGCAGGCGGGCAATCACCTGTTTCGTGGCATTCCGGACGGCGCTTATTTCTATTTCGTCCACAGCTATGCGATGCCGGTTAATGAACACACCATTGCGCAATGCAACTACGGCGAGCCGTTTACCGCGGCGGTGCAGAAAGATAATTTCTTCGGCGTACAGTTCCACCCTGAACGCTCGGGTGCGGCTGGCGCGCAGCTGCTGAAAAATTTCCTGGAGATGTAACGGTGATTATCCCCGCATTAGATTTGATTGATGGCAACGTGGTGCGCCTGCATCAGGGCGATTACGGTCAGCAGCGCGACTACGGCAGCGATCCTTTGCCGAGGCTACAGGAGTACGAAGCTCAGGGCGCTAACGTGCTGCACCTGGTGGATTTAACCGGCGCGAAAGATCCTGCTGCTCGCCAAATTCCCTTGCTGAAAAAACTGCTGGCAGGCGTACGCGTGCCGGTACAGGTCGGCGGCGGGATCCGCAGCAAAGCCGACGTGGAAGCGCTACTTGATGCCGGTGCAAGCCGCGTGGTCGTGGGTTCGACTGCGGTAAAACAGCCGGAAGAAGTGCAGAACTGGTTTAAAGAGTACGGTGCCGATGCCATTGTGCTGGCGCTGGATATCCGTATTAATGCTTCCCGCAAAGAAGTGGCGATCAGCGGCTGGCAGGAAGCGGCAGGCGTGACGCTTGAAGAGGTTATTGCGCAGTTTCAGCCTTCGGGCCTTAAACATGTGCTCTGCACTGATATCTCTCGTGACGGCACGCTGCAAGGCTCGAACGTTGAGTTATATCGTGAGATCTCGGCACGTTTTCCGCAGATCGCCTTTCAGTCTTCCGGCGGCATCGGCTCGCTGGCCGATATCAATGCGCTACGCGGCAGTGGCGCACAGGGCGTCATTGTGGGTCGTGCATTACTTGAAGGTAAATTCACCGTCTCGGAGGCTATCGAATGCTGGCAAAACGGATAATCCCCTGCCTGGACGTACGTGACGGTCAGGTGGTAAAAGGCGTGCAGTTCCGCAACCATGAAATTATCGGCGATATCGTGCCGCTGGCACAGCGCTATGCTGAGGAAGGCGCGGACGAGCTGGTTTTTTATGATATCACCGCCTCATCGGCTGGCCGCGTGGTCGACAAAAGCTGGGTTTCGCGCGTCGCTGAAGTGATTGATATTCCTTTCTGCGTGGCGGGCGGCATCAAGTCTGCGGAAGATGCCACGCAGATCCTCTCGTTTGGCGCCGATAAAATTTCCATCAACTCCCCGGCGCTGGCCGATCCCGAGCTGATCACCCGTCTCGCCGACCGTTTTGGCGTACAGTGCATTGTGGTGGGCATTGATACCTGGTACGACAGCGAAAGCGGTAAATACCATGTTAATCAATATACCGGCGACGAAAGTCGCACAAAAGTCACCACCTGGGAAACCCTCGACTGGGTACAGGAAGTGCAAAAGCGCGGCGCGGGCGAAATCGTGTTGAACATGATGAATCAGGATGGCGTGCGTAACGGCTACGATCTCATCCAGCTACAGAAAGTACGCGAAGTCTGTAAAGTCCCGCTGATCGCGTCCGGCGGCGCAGGCACCATGGAACATTTCCATGAAGCCTTCCGCGATGCGGACGTTGACGGTGCGCTGGCAGCCAGCGTCTTCCATAAGCAGATTATCAATATTGGTGAACTGAAAAAGTTCCTGGCGACTAAAGGCGTGGAGATTCGCACGTGTTAACAGAACAACAGCTGGCCCAGCTGGATTGGGTCAAAACCGACGGCATGATGCCGGCCATTGTGCAGCACGCCGTTTCCGGCGAAGTATTGATGCACGGTTATATGAACGAGCAGGCGCTGGCTAACACGCTGGAAAGCGGCAAGGTAACGTTCTGGTCGCGTACGAAACAGCGCTTATGGACCAAGGGCGAATCCTCGGGCCATTTCCTCAACGTGGTGAGCATCACGCCGGATTGTGATAACGATACGCTGCTGGTGCTGGTCAATCCTGTTGGCCCGACCTGTCATCTTGGCACATCCAGCTGCTTCTCCCCGGCCGCGCCCGACTGGACTTTCCTTTACCAGCTTGAGCAGCTGCTGGCCGAACGCAAGCATGCCGATCCGAAAAGTTCTTATACCGCCAGCCTGTACGCCAGCGGCACCAAGCGCATTGCGCAGAAAGTGGGTGAAGAAGGCGTGGAAACCGCGCTGGCAGCGACCGTTAATGACCGTTTCGAGCTGACCAACGAGGCTTCCGATCTGATTTATCACCTGCTGGTGCTGCTTCAGGATCAGGATTTGAACCTGAGCGCGATTATTAATAATCTGCGCGAGCGGCATAAATAGGTTTGCCTGCGAAAGTGGTGTAAAAATAAGGCTCCGGTAGGAGAAAGCCAGAATTAGAAGACCAGGCAACAGGCTGGGATCGGCCTTCAGGATATCAACATTGTGCTGACATGCGGCACATGCCTTGAGCTTATCAACATCCTGAAGGCCTTAGTTGACGCTGAAGATGTCCGAGGCATTCTTCAACTCCCCCTCAAACTGCCTCTTACTCAAGGAGAAAGCATGAGCACATTCGACAAGCTAACCGCGCTGCTCGACAGCCATCAGGCACGCTATAAAGTGATGGAACATGCAGCGACGGGTAAATGTGAAGAAGTGGCGGCGATCCGCGGCACCGCTGTCGGACAGGGCGCCAAAGCGCTGGTTTGCCATGTCAAAGGCAACGGCGTTAAACAGTACGTCCTGGCGGTATTGCCTGCCGACCAACAGGCTGATTTGAGTAAGGTGGCCAGAGCGGTAGACGGCCTGCGCGCCTCGCTGGCCAGCCCGGCGGAAGTGGATCGGCTGACCGACTGTGTATTTGGTGCGATACCGCCCTTCAGCTTTCACGATGAGCTGAAAGTATTAGTTGATCCCACACTGTGTGAGCGCAACAGCGAAATCGCGTTTAATGCCGGCCTGCTGGAAAAATCGATGGTGCTGGACGTGGCGGATTATCTGCGTGTTTGTGATTTCAGCCCGGCAAACATTCTTAAATAAGAATTCACAGGCTGATGTCTATCGTTTTATTTCTGCGAGTAAAAATCACCCCCCAAAATTAAACCATGCGGCCTTGCTTCAATACCCAGGTCCTACCACCGTGAAAACGCTCGCGCAACATCTGTTCGAAGAAAATGCAGAGCGAAACAGCCCGATGCTACCTGTCTGCCTGGTGAAGTACTGATTTAAATGACTAATCAGCGGCTAACGATTTATGACAAATGGTGTTTGCTAAAAAATTAACTTAGAATGCGCTATTAAGAACCCTGACGTTAAGATAATGAGAAACGGAATGGCCAGTCAAAAAATCAAAAAATTGCTCTTAAACATCCCCTCGGTTAGACATTATGTTGAAACAACCAATAATATCAGAAATGAAAATATTCGGTTAACGCATGAAATTGAAAAAAAAACCTCTTTAATTTCTCAGTCAAGAAGTCCAGCCCTGTTTAACTGTAGTGATGATTTTCTGACAGAAAGACTATTATCTCATCCAATAAAATCCCTTAGCGGATCGCTGACGCTAGCCAGCGAGCCTGCTCGCCACATCGCAAACCGGGTGGAGGTCGCAGAACGTTTAATCAAAGCCTATCATAAGGCTTTAGCCGATGAAGCGGCCTCTCCGCTTCGCCGGGAAGGTGAAGACTTATGGACGGGTTTATTACGTAATGAACTGCCGGAGTTGCTTAACGCTATAGACAGCCGTGACGCGGTAAAACTGGCCGATTTTTTAGCTAATTTTGGGACTTCTTATGTCTGGTTTGGCGGTATAACAACCTGTATTGACGGTTTCAATAAGGATTTACGTCCCGAAAGTATCGCCTTAACCTACCATGATAAACTTGTCAGCCTGGCGGAGAGCCTGGGCGTTTTACGCTACGAAAGCCCGGAATCAGGTCCATGGGGAGACAACATGCTCTCGGATAGCACCGACGTGCTGAACAGCATAGCTCATAAAATCGGCATAGATATTCATCCCCCGATGGGCATAATTCACACAGACGGCATTAAAGCAGGCAAGAGTGTTTTGCACTATCGCCATATTAACGCCCTGTATAGTGCGCTCCGGCTACATGCGCTCAATAAAAAGCAGGAAGCGGTTTGTGAATTTGGTGGCGGCCTCGGCATAACCGCTATGTATTCACTTCGCCTGGGCGTGAAAGATTATACAATTTTCGATTTACCTATTACCTGTCTGCTTGCCGGGCATTATCTTATTCATGCCATTGGCGAAAATAATGTCGTGCTCTATGGCGAGGAAGCAAAGGAAAATGCTGTGAAGCTGCTGCCTTATTGGGAATGTCAAAAACAGGATGATAACAGATTTTCCTATGCTCTGAATCAGGACAGCCTACCTGAAATTTCAGACAACCTTATTAAGGAATATTTAACACAGATAAAGAAAATGGTAGCTAAAGGATTTCTTAGTATTAATCACGAGTGCTTTCATCCTCGCACAGTAATGCGTTTTACCGAGGAGTCCGGCGGATTTGAGCTTTTACACCGTTCTAAATGTTGGGTGCGGGATGGCTATGTAGAAGAGTTTTATACTTTACAAAATTGATGACAGGCTTATAAAAATGGAACAAAAAGTTCAGGCTGCTTTTGGGGCATGCTTTAAAAAAGGTAACAGGTCAGTTTATCTGGCGGTAATACTATTCTCTTTCCTGTTGCTGTCAGCCATATTTTACATAAAACCTCCATTTGGTTCCCCGGATGAAGCGACACATCTTTTCAGAGCAGATAGCCTGGCGCAGGGCTATATCTTGCTTGAGCCCACAGGGAAAGACGGTACTACCGGTGGTGAAGTTAATGGCTCACTGGGCAAAGCGGTGCTGAAATACAGTGACTATGTACACACTCACTCGTATAGAGGAAGTGATAAGTTCATTGAAGAATTAAAGTCGTTAAAGTGGGAAAGTAAAAATGCGGAGATTGGACTACCGACAACGGCCTTTTATATGCCCTTTGTCTATATCCCTCAGGCTGTGTCTTTTTATGTGGGTGAAAAGCTGAATCTCAGCGTTTATTCAACCTACGCGCTAATAAATTACGTTACCTTTGGTATATGCATTATAATTTTTTTAGCTGCTTACAGAATATACCCTATTCCTCTTTTCTCGCTTTGCCTGATACTCATGCCGATGTCGGTTTATCAGATTTTTTCGCCCACTATTGATGGCATAAGTCTTGCGCTTACCTGCCTGGGCATGTCATTTTTTATGACGTTGCTTAACAGTGGGAATAATGATACCGAGAAAAACTGGCGATACATCCTGTCAGGTCTGGCACTGTGCATTATTATTGTAATCGGCAGCCGCGCCAATTTAATTTGCATGGTATTGATTCCGCTGTGGCTGTTCTTCATTTCCAGAAAAAAAACGTATTTGGCGGTATTTCTTATTGTATCCGTTATTACACTGGGCTGGATTGGTTATTCGATAACAAGCTCTTATGACCCCTCATCGGTGAAGCATGGCGGATTAAGCAATGCACAGATAATCGCCTACTACATCAAGAACCCCCTGGTTACCCTGAATATAGCGATCGGTACTTTTACAAACAGTGACAAGCTATTCTTTTACTATAACTCATTGATAGGAAACCTGGCGTGGCTTGACGCCCCCATCCATAAAACAATCCGTAACCTTTTCGCTACGTTACTGGTGGCTTCATTACTGGCACATCTGGTAGTCGGAAAATTAAAGACAAGCCGCGCGACAGCATTTCTAATCGCCATACTGGCTGTTGCATCGCTTACCTTAATTTTCGCAGCGCTGCTGGTTCAATGGTCTACCTTCCCAACCGAGGAAATAGATGGCGTTCAGGGAAGATATTTTATTATTCCCTTAGTAATTCTGGGGTACGCGCTGCCGCAGCTCAGATTCAATAAAAAAGCCACTGCCCTGATACTGGTTAGCCTGTCAGTTGTTTCTGTTGCTACTATTTATGTCACGCTTAATCAGCGCTATCA is a window from the Pantoea sp. CCBC3-3-1 genome containing:
- the hisH gene encoding imidazole glycerol phosphate synthase subunit HisH; translated protein: MDVVILDTGCANLSSVKWAIQRLGYDPVVSREADVVLQADKLLLPGVGTAQAAMDQLRERDLIELIKACTQPVLGICLGMQLLGSQSDESNGVQTLGIINEPVQKMTDHGLPLPHMGWNQITPQAGNHLFRGIPDGAYFYFVHSYAMPVNEHTIAQCNYGEPFTAAVQKDNFFGVQFHPERSGAAGAQLLKNFLEM
- the hisA gene encoding 1-(5-phosphoribosyl)-5-[(5-phosphoribosylamino)methylideneamino]imidazole-4-carboxamide isomerase, which gives rise to MIIPALDLIDGNVVRLHQGDYGQQRDYGSDPLPRLQEYEAQGANVLHLVDLTGAKDPAARQIPLLKKLLAGVRVPVQVGGGIRSKADVEALLDAGASRVVVGSTAVKQPEEVQNWFKEYGADAIVLALDIRINASRKEVAISGWQEAAGVTLEEVIAQFQPSGLKHVLCTDISRDGTLQGSNVELYREISARFPQIAFQSSGGIGSLADINALRGSGAQGVIVGRALLEGKFTVSEAIECWQNG
- the hisF gene encoding imidazole glycerol phosphate synthase subunit HisF; translation: MLAKRIIPCLDVRDGQVVKGVQFRNHEIIGDIVPLAQRYAEEGADELVFYDITASSAGRVVDKSWVSRVAEVIDIPFCVAGGIKSAEDATQILSFGADKISINSPALADPELITRLADRFGVQCIVVGIDTWYDSESGKYHVNQYTGDESRTKVTTWETLDWVQEVQKRGAGEIVLNMMNQDGVRNGYDLIQLQKVREVCKVPLIASGGAGTMEHFHEAFRDADVDGALAASVFHKQIINIGELKKFLATKGVEIRTC
- the hisIE gene encoding bifunctional phosphoribosyl-AMP cyclohydrolase/phosphoribosyl-ATP diphosphatase HisIE, coding for MLTEQQLAQLDWVKTDGMMPAIVQHAVSGEVLMHGYMNEQALANTLESGKVTFWSRTKQRLWTKGESSGHFLNVVSITPDCDNDTLLVLVNPVGPTCHLGTSSCFSPAAPDWTFLYQLEQLLAERKHADPKSSYTASLYASGTKRIAQKVGEEGVETALAATVNDRFELTNEASDLIYHLLVLLQDQDLNLSAIINNLRERHK
- a CDS encoding YbaK/prolyl-tRNA synthetase associated domain-containing protein, which codes for MSTFDKLTALLDSHQARYKVMEHAATGKCEEVAAIRGTAVGQGAKALVCHVKGNGVKQYVLAVLPADQQADLSKVARAVDGLRASLASPAEVDRLTDCVFGAIPPFSFHDELKVLVDPTLCERNSEIAFNAGLLEKSMVLDVADYLRVCDFSPANILK
- a CDS encoding putative sugar O-methyltransferase; translation: MASQKIKKLLLNIPSVRHYVETTNNIRNENIRLTHEIEKKTSLISQSRSPALFNCSDDFLTERLLSHPIKSLSGSLTLASEPARHIANRVEVAERLIKAYHKALADEAASPLRREGEDLWTGLLRNELPELLNAIDSRDAVKLADFLANFGTSYVWFGGITTCIDGFNKDLRPESIALTYHDKLVSLAESLGVLRYESPESGPWGDNMLSDSTDVLNSIAHKIGIDIHPPMGIIHTDGIKAGKSVLHYRHINALYSALRLHALNKKQEAVCEFGGGLGITAMYSLRLGVKDYTIFDLPITCLLAGHYLIHAIGENNVVLYGEEAKENAVKLLPYWECQKQDDNRFSYALNQDSLPEISDNLIKEYLTQIKKMVAKGFLSINHECFHPRTVMRFTEESGGFELLHRSKCWVRDGYVEEFYTLQN
- a CDS encoding DUF2142 domain-containing protein gives rise to the protein MEQKVQAAFGACFKKGNRSVYLAVILFSFLLLSAIFYIKPPFGSPDEATHLFRADSLAQGYILLEPTGKDGTTGGEVNGSLGKAVLKYSDYVHTHSYRGSDKFIEELKSLKWESKNAEIGLPTTAFYMPFVYIPQAVSFYVGEKLNLSVYSTYALINYVTFGICIIIFLAAYRIYPIPLFSLCLILMPMSVYQIFSPTIDGISLALTCLGMSFFMTLLNSGNNDTEKNWRYILSGLALCIIIVIGSRANLICMVLIPLWLFFISRKKTYLAVFLIVSVITLGWIGYSITSSYDPSSVKHGGLSNAQIIAYYIKNPLVTLNIAIGTFTNSDKLFFYYNSLIGNLAWLDAPIHKTIRNLFATLLVASLLAHLVVGKLKTSRATAFLIAILAVASLTLIFAALLVQWSTFPTEEIDGVQGRYFIIPLVILGYALPQLRFNKKATALILVSLSVVSVATIYVTLNQRYHTTIDIPQERDVKRDGTIYNLDGENHLQFGISTPNGKVKNVNVLMANYRRTAKGIVSLHVCSEGNCVDASSDISNRPDNAYYRFKFDKPLKITNGAVTMDFSFKKVGNSSPAALWLFEQKDDETIQIPKMQFKYSSIK